A stretch of Mastomys coucha isolate ucsf_1 unplaced genomic scaffold, UCSF_Mcou_1 pScaffold1, whole genome shotgun sequence DNA encodes these proteins:
- the LOC116071163 gene encoding olfactory receptor 10J5 produces the protein MQRKNFTEVTEFIFLGFSSFGKHQITLFVVFLTIYILTLAGNIIIVTITHMDHHLHTPMYFFLSMLASSETVYTLVIVPRMLFSLIFYNLAISLAGCATQMFFFVTLATNNCFLLTAMGYDRYVAICKPLRYTVIMSKGMCAWLVCGSLGTGLVMAVLHVPAMFHLPFCGTVVEHFFCDIYPVMKLSCIDTTVNEIINYGVSSFVILVPIGLIFISYVLIVSSILKIVSAEGQKKAFATCASHLTVVIVHYGCASIAYLKPKSESSVEKDLLLSVTYTIITPLLNPVVYSLRNKEVKDALCRAVGRNIP, from the coding sequence ATGCAGAGAAAGAACTTCACTGAAGTGACAGAATTTATCTTCTTGGGATTCTCTAGCTTTGGAAAGCATCAGATAACCCTCTTTGTGGTTTTTCTAACCATCTACATTTTAACTCTGGCTGGCAACATCATTATAGTGACAATCACACATATGGACCATCACCTTCACACTCCCATGTATTTCTTTCTAAGCATGTTGGCAAGTTCAGAGACTGTATATACACTGGTCATTGTCCCAAGAATGCTTTTTAGCCTGATTTTTTACAACCTTGCCATATCCTTGGCAGGTTGTGCAACCCAAATGTTCTTTTTTGTCACCTTGGCCACCAACAACTGCTTTCTGCTCACAGCAATGGGTTATGATCGTTATGTGGCCATTTGTAAGCCTCTGAGATATACGGTTATCATGAGCAAGGGAATGTGTGCCTGGTTGGTTTGTGGGTCTTTAGGCACTGGTCTGGTTATGGCAGTTCTCCATGTGCCAGCCATGTTCCATTTGCCCTTCTGTGGCACAGTGGTGGAGCACTTTTTCTGTGACATATACCCAGTAATGAAACTTTCTTGTATTGATACCACTGTCAATGAGATAATAAATTATGGTGTAAGTTCATTTGTAATTCTTGTGCCCATAGGGCTGATATTTATCTCCTATGTCCTCATCGTCTCTTCCATCCTTAAAATTGTGTCtgctgaaggccagaagaaagccTTTGCCACCTGTGCCTCTCATCTCACTGTGGTCATTGTCCACTATGGCTGTGCCTCCATTGCCTACCTCAAACCCAAGTCAGAAAGTTCAGTAGAAAAAGACCTTCTTCTCTCTGTGACCTACACCATCATCACTCCCTTGCTGAACCCTGTTGTCTACAGTCTCAGGAACAAAGAAGTCAAAGATGCTCTATGCAGAGCTGTGGGCAGAAACATTCCTTAA